A region of Cheilinus undulatus linkage group 10, ASM1832078v1, whole genome shotgun sequence DNA encodes the following proteins:
- the LOC121516141 gene encoding uncharacterized protein LOC121516141 gives MIEIKIVHVGDDVKLTCPRKTSAFDSAKLFWFRQVSGELPEFLGGTLTFDYDDVNKTPYTTLKQEPGTFVLIISQTQLSDTGLYFCVRQEELKMTLLKGVFLRTKGPESDITTIIQDLSADPDHPDLMTLQCSVLSDSETKTCPGNHSVFWFRSGSDEAHPSVIYTHGNRRDECEESPETQSPQKCVYSFSKTFSSSDAGTYYCAVATCGQMLFGHGTEINIEDHRQSFPFFALVTGIVYLVILVMIGGFVFICCRTPGEENEQFKGAVALQDGQSSEQGEEETWQYSTVVFTMRKSDFGEVEEAKTAERKRRMQRRPSD, from the exons ATGATTGAAATAAAGATAGTCCATGTCGGAGACGATGTCAAACTGACGTGTCCTCGCAAGACCTCTGCTTTCGATTCAGCTAAGTTATTCTGGTTCAGGCAGGTTTCTGGAGAATTGCCTGAATTTTTGGGTGGAACTCTCACCTTTGACTATGATGATGTTAACAAAACTCCTTACACCACCTTAAAACAAGAGCCTGGAACATTTGTCCTGATTATCAGTCAAACCCAGCTCAGTGACACTGGACTTTACTTTTGTGTAAGACAAGAGGAACTTAAAATGACCCTTTTAAAAGGAGTATTTCTGAGAactaaag GACCAGAGTCTGATATCACCACCATCATTCAAGACCTTTCAGCTGATCCGGACCATCCAGACTTGATGACTCTGCAGTGTTCAGTCCTCTCTGACTCTGAAACTAAAACCTGTCCAGGGAATCACAGTGTGTTCTGGTTCAGATCTGGATCAGATGAAGCTCATCCCAGTGTCATTTATACTCATGGAAACAGACGTGATGAGTGTGAGGAGAGTCCTGAGACTCAGTCTCCACAGAAATGTGTCTACAGCTTTTCCAAGACCTTCAGCTCTTCTGATGCCGGGACTTATTACTGTGCTGTGGCCACATGTGGACAGATGTTATTTGGACATGGAACAGAGATCAACATTGAAG atCATAGACAAAGTTTTCCGTTTTTTGCACTGGTGACAGGAATAGTCTACTTGGTGATTCTTGTGATGATTGGAGGTTTCGTCTTTATCTGCTGCCGAACTCCAGGAGAAGAAAATGAACAATTCAAAG GTGCTGTTGCTCTGCAAGATGGCCAGAGCAGTGAACAG GGAGAAGAGGAAACTTGGCAGTACTCTACTGTTGTCTTCACCATGAGGAAATCTGACTTTGGTGAAGTTGAAGAAGCAaagacagcagagaggaagaggaggatgcagAGAAGGCCTTCGGATTAG
- the LOC121516498 gene encoding uncharacterized protein LOC121516498, with protein MMMLAVFGLLLMLGLSRCTDEEKIEIKTVRVGDDVKLTCPRKTSASGLTKLFWFRQVSGDLPEILGGTLRIDFDDVTKTPHTTLKQEPGTFVLIINQTQLSDTGLYFCVEQEDLKMTLLKGVFLRTKGPESDITTIIQDLSADPDHPDLMTLQCSVLSDSETKTCPGNHSVFWFRSGSDEAHPSVIYTHGNRRDECEESPETQSPQKCVYSFSKTISSSDAGTYYCAVATCGQMLIGHGTEINIEEQRRSSGCFALVTGIVFLVIFVMIGGFVFICCRTPGEENEQFKGAVAVCLQGDQRSQQEEEETWQYSTVVFTMRKSDFGEVKEAKTAERKRRLQRRPSD; from the exons ATGATGATGCTGGCTGTGTTCGGTTTACTACTGATGCTCGGACTGAGCC GATGTACAGATGAGGAGAAGATCGAGATAAAGACGGTCCGTGTTGGAGATGATGTCAAACTGACGTGTCCTCGCAAGACCTCTGCTTCAGGTTTAACAAAGTTGTTTTGGTTCAGGCAGGTTTCTGGAGACTTGCCTGAAATTTTGGGTGGAACTCTCAGGATTGACTTTGATGATGTTACCAAAACTCCTCACACCACCTTAAAACAAGAGCCTGGAACATTTGTCCTGATTATCAATCAAACCCAGCTCAGTGACACTGGACTTTACTTTTGTGTGGAACAAGAGGATCTTAAAATGACCCTTTTAAAAGGAGTATTTCTGAGaactaaag GACCAGAGTCTGATATCACCACCATCATTCAAGACCTTTCAGCTGATCCGGACCATCCAGACTTGATGACTCTGCAGTGTTCAGTCCTCTCTGACTCTGAAACTAAAACCTGTCCAGGGAATCACAGTGTGTTCTGGTTCAGATCTGGATCAGATGAAGCTCATCCCAGTGTCATTTACACTCATGGAAACAGACGTGATGAGTGTGAGGAGAGTCCTGAGACTCAGTCTCCACAGAAATGTGTCTACAGCTTTTCCAAGACCATCAGCTCTTCTGATGCCGGGACTTATTACTGTGCTGTGGCCACATGTGGACAGATGTTAATTGGACATGGAACAGAGATCAACATTGAAG AGCAAAGACGAAGTTCTGGGTGTTTTGCACTGGTGACAGGAATAGTCTTCTTGGTGATTTTTGTGATGATTGGAGGTTTCGTCTTCATCTGCTGCCGAACTCCAGGAGAAGAAAATGAACAATTCAAAG GTGCTGTTGCTGTCTGTCTGCAAGGTGACCAGAGAAGTCAACAG gaagaagaggaaactTGGCAGTACTCTACTGTTGTCTTCACCATGAGGAAATCTGACTTTGGTGAAGTTAAAGAAGCAaagacagcagagaggaagaggaggctgcAGAGAAGGCCTTCGGATTAG